Proteins encoded within one genomic window of Sphaerotilus montanus:
- a CDS encoding glycosyltransferase produces the protein MQRYTVAAVLIVRDEAPRLRRALDSLRPWTDRLVVVDTGSQDDTIAVARAGGAEVSHVRWCDDFSLARNAALERAGADWHIVLDGDEWLARGGETLATLRTLRPDFVGAVRVDSDHGPKEHTSVASSWISRLLPGHVRYAGRIHEQPQHTLPVRRLPLRVGHDGYAAVALDRKAGRNAVLLQRSIDEHPGDPYLWYQLGKDHDVYGRHAEALHCFAQAEGLLSEQASTPSWLHDLSVRSLHALKCCGRHADGVQRASDGMARWERSPDFFFALGDLMLDWAASEPARAGELLPMIEGAWQRCLEIGERPDLEGAVHGRGSHLATHNLGVLRACSTALIPAKTDT, from the coding sequence ATGCAACGCTACACCGTCGCTGCCGTCCTGATCGTGCGCGACGAGGCCCCGCGCCTGCGCCGCGCACTCGACAGCTTGCGCCCCTGGACCGACCGTCTGGTGGTGGTCGACACCGGCTCGCAGGACGACACCATCGCCGTCGCCCGTGCGGGGGGCGCGGAGGTGTCGCACGTCCGCTGGTGCGACGACTTCAGCCTCGCCCGCAACGCCGCACTGGAGCGGGCCGGCGCCGACTGGCACATCGTGCTCGACGGCGACGAATGGCTGGCCCGCGGCGGCGAGACCCTGGCCACGCTGCGCACGCTGCGGCCCGACTTCGTCGGCGCGGTGCGGGTGGACAGCGACCACGGACCGAAGGAGCACACCAGCGTCGCCTCCAGCTGGATCAGTCGCCTCCTGCCCGGCCACGTGCGCTACGCCGGCCGCATCCACGAGCAGCCGCAGCACACGCTGCCCGTGCGGCGTCTGCCGCTGCGGGTCGGACACGATGGCTATGCCGCCGTCGCGCTGGACCGCAAGGCCGGCCGCAACGCCGTGCTGCTGCAACGCTCGATCGACGAGCACCCGGGCGATCCCTACCTCTGGTACCAGCTCGGCAAGGACCACGATGTCTACGGCCGCCACGCCGAGGCGCTGCACTGCTTCGCGCAGGCGGAGGGGCTGCTGTCAGAACAGGCCAGCACGCCGAGCTGGCTGCACGACCTCAGCGTGCGCAGCCTGCACGCGCTCAAGTGCTGCGGCCGCCACGCCGACGGCGTGCAGCGCGCCTCGGACGGCATGGCGCGCTGGGAGCGCTCCCCCGATTTCTTCTTCGCGCTGGGCGACCTGATGCTCGACTGGGCCGCCAGCGAACCAGCCCGTGCAGGCGAGCTGCTGCCCATGATCGAAGGCGCCTGGCAGCGCTGCCTGGAGATCGGAGAGCGGCCCGATCTGGAAGGCGCCGTCCACGGCCGTGGCAGCCATCTCGCCACGCACAACCTGGGGGTGCTGCGCGCATGCAGTACCGCCTTGATTCCCGCCAAGACTGACACATGA
- a CDS encoding methyl-accepting chemotaxis protein: MTMSTDTQSLPALHANDRSLLVTITLILAGTLAYGIGNGTTMLPLVAGGLILSLSWAVAWTSRSGIASRIGLPMLGMAMVALLIHVARGRPEAHFAVFAFLAVTVVYRHWLPVLSAAATIAVHHLSFNYFQAWGWGPVCFTEPSLTRVIEHALYVVAEAGILVMLAQRARADFRTAERLVDITHALLDTQGRIDLRVSRQTSSDPASGTLLEALRGIERAILLVRTSATQVGSASQEIASGNTDLSRRTEMTASHLQATASAMEQLTSTVQQTSLGAQAASTLASAACEVAQRGGQVVTQVITTMHDIDASSKKIVDIIGVINGIAFQTNILALNAAVEAARAGEQGRGFAVVAGEVRNLAQRSATAATEIHQLISSSVDKVASGTRLVNEAGTTMAEIVASVQRVQETIRDISTASSEQSVGISSIHSSVHELDTMTQQNAALVEQSAAAATSLGEEARHLLQAVDVFHLDSAPQPA; encoded by the coding sequence ATGACCATGTCCACAGACACACAATCCCTCCCTGCCCTGCACGCCAACGACCGCTCCCTGCTGGTCACCATCACGCTGATCCTGGCGGGCACCCTGGCCTATGGCATCGGCAACGGCACCACCATGCTGCCCCTGGTGGCCGGTGGTCTCATCCTGTCGCTGTCCTGGGCGGTGGCCTGGACCTCACGCTCGGGCATCGCCAGCCGCATCGGGCTGCCCATGCTGGGCATGGCCATGGTGGCGCTGCTGATCCACGTGGCACGGGGCCGCCCCGAGGCCCATTTCGCGGTGTTCGCCTTCCTGGCGGTGACGGTGGTCTACCGGCACTGGCTGCCGGTGCTGTCGGCCGCGGCCACGATCGCCGTGCACCACCTGTCGTTCAACTACTTCCAGGCCTGGGGCTGGGGCCCGGTGTGCTTCACCGAGCCCAGCCTGACCCGCGTCATCGAGCACGCCCTGTACGTGGTCGCGGAAGCCGGCATCCTGGTCATGCTCGCGCAGCGGGCACGCGCCGACTTCCGCACGGCGGAGCGTCTGGTCGACATCACGCACGCGCTGCTCGACACGCAAGGCCGGATCGACCTGCGGGTCTCGCGGCAGACATCGAGCGACCCGGCCTCCGGCACGCTGCTCGAAGCACTCCGGGGCATCGAGCGCGCCATCCTGCTGGTGCGGACCAGCGCCACCCAGGTGGGCTCCGCCTCGCAGGAAATCGCCAGCGGCAACACCGACCTGTCGCGCCGCACCGAGATGACCGCCAGCCACCTGCAGGCCACGGCCAGCGCGATGGAGCAGCTGACCAGCACGGTCCAGCAGACCTCGCTCGGCGCTCAGGCAGCCAGCACGCTCGCCAGCGCCGCCTGCGAGGTGGCGCAGCGGGGTGGCCAGGTGGTGACCCAGGTCATCACCACCATGCACGACATCGATGCCAGCTCGAAAAAGATCGTCGACATCATCGGCGTCATCAACGGCATCGCCTTCCAGACCAACATCCTGGCGCTCAACGCCGCGGTCGAAGCCGCCCGTGCCGGCGAGCAGGGGCGCGGATTTGCCGTGGTCGCGGGAGAGGTCCGCAACCTGGCCCAGCGCAGTGCCACCGCGGCCACCGAGATTCACCAGCTGATCAGCAGCAGCGTGGACAAGGTCGCCTCGGGCACACGCCTGGTCAATGAAGCAGGCACGACCATGGCCGAGATCGTCGCCAGCGTGCAGCGCGTGCAGGAGACGATCCGGGACATCAGCACCGCCTCCAGCGAGCAGAGCGTCGGCATCAGCAGCATCCACAGCTCCGTGCATGAACTCGACACCATGACGCAGCAGAACGCCGCGCTGGTCGAGCAGAGCGCCGCCGCCGCCACCAGCCTCGGCGAGGAAGCGCGCCATCTGCTGCAAGCCGTGGACGTGTTCCATCTGGACAGCGCGCCCCAGCCAGCCTGA
- a CDS encoding glutathione S-transferase family protein — translation MQIYIGNKNYSSWSMRPWVLLRQFGIPFDEVMVRFDSFDAGSVFKTTLARVTPTGTVPVLVDDGGLAVWDTLAIAEYLAERHPERALWPRDARQRARARSVCAEMHAGFRALRSACPMNIEASLPEVGAQVLAEQPAVQADLDRLVALWSEALADSGGPFLFGTFTIADAYFAPVVSRLRTYALPVPPVVADWMAQVWAAPGVAAWVAEALAERDFLDFEEPYRTAR, via the coding sequence ATGCAGATCTACATCGGCAACAAGAACTATTCCTCCTGGTCCATGCGGCCGTGGGTGCTGCTGCGCCAGTTCGGCATCCCGTTCGACGAGGTGATGGTGCGCTTCGACAGTTTCGACGCCGGTTCGGTGTTCAAGACGACCCTGGCGCGGGTGACCCCGACGGGCACGGTGCCGGTGCTGGTGGACGACGGCGGACTGGCGGTGTGGGACACGCTGGCGATCGCCGAGTACCTGGCCGAGCGCCACCCGGAGCGGGCGCTGTGGCCGCGGGATGCGCGTCAGCGGGCCCGTGCCCGTTCGGTGTGCGCCGAGATGCATGCCGGTTTCCGGGCGCTGCGCAGCGCCTGCCCGATGAACATCGAGGCGTCGTTGCCGGAGGTGGGCGCGCAGGTGCTGGCCGAGCAGCCGGCGGTGCAGGCCGATCTGGACCGGCTGGTGGCGCTGTGGAGCGAGGCCCTGGCCGACAGCGGCGGGCCCTTCCTGTTCGGCACGTTCACCATCGCGGATGCGTACTTCGCGCCGGTCGTGTCCCGCCTGCGGACCTATGCGCTGCCGGTGCCGCCGGTGGTGGCAGACTGGATGGCGCAGGTCTGGGCCGCGCCGGGCGTGGCGGCCTGGGTGGCCGAGGCGCTCGCGGAGCGGGATTTCCTGGACTTCGAGGAGCCGTACCGGACCGCCCGCTGA
- a CDS encoding LysR family transcriptional regulator, which yields MHRLPNRPLALDCLRTFEAAARRLSFSAAAEELHLTQPAISRQIKGLEEALGAQLFHRGTRRIELTLAGQTLQRTVQPALARLDSCVRQIRLSHSRAMVSVTTFPSFASLWLMPRLPDFERAHPDADLRIAASDRLVETEDVELDVALRHCSADKVPAGAVRLFGEVLTPVVSAGLADAIDRGHAPRLAQPADLTEHTLLEMDDGHSPSTLLSWPRWLAGCGLAHLTPRRWISVNYTHQQVQAALAGQGVALARLAMVHDALARGDLVEPFGAGGRRWAEPCYWLVPLVPPGGRTGAAAQRPEVRAFSDWVLAQAALTRAAIGDVADPETDAHAD from the coding sequence ATGCATCGCTTGCCGAACCGACCCCTCGCGCTGGATTGCCTGCGCACCTTCGAGGCCGCCGCACGGCGCCTGAGCTTCAGCGCCGCGGCGGAGGAACTGCACCTCACCCAGCCCGCCATCAGCCGCCAGATCAAGGGGCTGGAGGAGGCGCTCGGGGCCCAGCTGTTCCACCGCGGCACCCGCAGGATCGAGCTGACCCTGGCCGGCCAGACCCTGCAGCGCACCGTGCAGCCCGCTCTGGCGCGGCTGGACAGTTGTGTGCGGCAGATCCGCCTGTCGCACAGCCGGGCCATGGTCAGCGTGACCACCTTCCCCTCGTTTGCCTCGCTGTGGCTGATGCCGCGCCTGCCCGATTTCGAACGGGCGCACCCCGATGCCGACCTGCGCATCGCGGCATCGGACCGACTGGTCGAGACCGAGGATGTCGAACTGGACGTGGCGCTGCGCCATTGCAGCGCGGACAAGGTGCCGGCCGGTGCGGTGCGGCTCTTTGGCGAGGTGCTGACGCCGGTGGTCAGCGCGGGGCTGGCGGACGCGATTGACCGCGGACACGCCCCGCGGCTGGCGCAGCCGGCGGACCTGACCGAGCACACGCTGCTGGAGATGGACGATGGCCATTCGCCGTCGACGCTGCTGTCCTGGCCACGCTGGCTGGCCGGTTGCGGGCTGGCGCATCTGACGCCGCGGCGCTGGATCAGCGTCAACTACACCCACCAGCAGGTGCAGGCCGCGCTCGCCGGACAAGGGGTGGCGCTGGCGCGGCTGGCGATGGTGCACGACGCGCTGGCGCGTGGCGATCTGGTCGAGCCCTTTGGTGCCGGTGGGCGGCGCTGGGCGGAGCCGTGTTACTGGCTGGTGCCGCTGGTGCCGCCGGGTGGTCGCACCGGTGCAGCCGCACAGCGGCCGGAAGTCCGGGCGTTCTCGGACTGGGTGCTGGCACAGGCGGCGCTGACGCGGGCCGCGATCGGTGATGTGGCCGATCCGGAGACCGATGCCCACGCCGATTGA
- a CDS encoding glycosyltransferase family 2 protein gives MQVSIVVLNYNYARFVSAAIDSALRQTLPPGECEVIVVDNGSTDDSLAVIGRYGDRVRLVRQKVNIGQGQGYNLGIAAARGEWIVWLDADDVLDDDAMATCLSLADAGTAKVHYPMRLIDAEGAPLGGVIPFLRHDGDVVPIIEALGHYAGPPGSGNLYRRSAVAPYFPVKPEDWPICTDTVPFITAPFHGLVVGADRPLGGYRLHRKPDTQAAPGYRGNYSGSIGLEVSLVERSRDRTMALLRERSGIVVDGPFLMLPTHVRHRITSWRWAREAHPFPEDTASSLWQLMRDSLKVCPGYNPTQRTAMLAWASGALYLPDAMAAAVMSTSRANPVWETVTRWTRRLGA, from the coding sequence ATGCAAGTCTCGATCGTCGTCCTGAACTACAACTACGCCCGTTTTGTCAGCGCGGCGATCGACTCCGCCCTGCGCCAGACGCTGCCGCCCGGCGAGTGCGAGGTGATCGTGGTCGACAACGGCTCGACCGACGACTCGCTGGCGGTGATCGGCCGCTACGGCGACCGGGTGCGGCTCGTGCGCCAGAAGGTCAACATCGGCCAGGGCCAGGGCTACAACCTCGGCATCGCGGCTGCGCGGGGCGAGTGGATCGTCTGGCTCGACGCCGACGACGTGCTCGACGACGACGCGATGGCCACCTGCCTGTCGCTGGCCGATGCCGGCACCGCCAAGGTCCACTACCCGATGCGGCTGATCGACGCGGAGGGGGCGCCGCTGGGCGGCGTGATCCCGTTCCTGCGCCATGACGGCGACGTCGTGCCGATCATCGAGGCGCTCGGCCACTACGCCGGCCCGCCCGGCAGCGGCAACCTCTACCGCCGCTCGGCCGTCGCGCCCTACTTCCCCGTCAAGCCCGAAGACTGGCCGATCTGCACCGACACCGTGCCCTTCATCACCGCGCCCTTCCACGGCCTGGTGGTCGGCGCCGACCGCCCGCTCGGCGGCTACCGCCTGCACCGCAAGCCCGACACCCAGGCCGCTCCCGGCTACCGCGGCAACTACAGCGGCAGCATCGGCCTCGAAGTCAGCCTCGTCGAGCGCAGCCGCGACCGGACGATGGCGCTGCTGCGCGAACGCTCGGGCATCGTGGTGGACGGCCCCTTCCTGATGCTGCCCACCCATGTGCGCCACCGCATCACCTCCTGGCGCTGGGCGCGGGAAGCACACCCCTTCCCGGAAGACACCGCCAGCAGCCTCTGGCAGCTGATGCGCGACTCGCTCAAGGTCTGCCCGGGCTACAACCCGACGCAGCGCACCGCGATGTTGGCCTGGGCCAGCGGGGCGCTCTACCTGCCGGATGCGATGGCGGCGGCGGTGATGTCCACCAGCCGCGCCAACCCGGTCTGGGAAACCGTCACCCGCTGGACCAGGCGCCTGGGCGCCTGA